In Sphingomonas sp. G-3-2-10, a single window of DNA contains:
- a CDS encoding phytanoyl-CoA dioxygenase family protein produces MNELKVSNDTLEFEVPAVLDERGKLTEDCARQARTVMDTHGLVILTSLLSDEEADAGLALIRQTIEDPDRSRGAFASETDNRYARRDFCSLPSTPPVTGFAARLAQRLEGVISEYCGRSRPLLEVTTLTSYLGSSHQYIHRDPAGVISLFAAVEDVSEQQGGTVFIPGTHLYGGSESRHGGSAHALIDLFRVQCNYRILRHNLKKLWDMRNGKGAPLAPGEFLDRVFSTKWDQHQPNLLRFALGKNSQFSLRGLGPRNLWRLYHHRDALNGQFRLVQTAPRKGTIILYRSDLLHAGPDNRSPQPRRLFSMSIARDIVEPKFWNDGYSPHPTLAAHPLCFGDLLDSPDLPAPLTEAR; encoded by the coding sequence TCCTGGATGAACGGGGCAAGCTCACCGAAGATTGCGCCCGGCAAGCCCGGACGGTGATGGATACGCACGGCCTGGTCATCCTGACCAGCCTCCTGTCGGACGAGGAAGCCGATGCGGGTCTGGCGCTGATCCGTCAGACCATCGAGGATCCGGATCGCAGCCGGGGCGCCTTCGCCAGCGAGACGGACAATCGCTATGCGCGCCGCGACTTCTGCTCGCTGCCTTCGACGCCGCCTGTAACCGGCTTTGCCGCCCGATTGGCGCAGCGTCTCGAGGGCGTGATCTCGGAATATTGCGGGCGGTCGCGGCCGCTGCTCGAAGTCACCACATTGACCAGCTATCTCGGCTCGTCGCACCAATATATTCACCGCGACCCCGCCGGCGTGATCAGCCTGTTTGCCGCCGTGGAGGACGTATCGGAGCAGCAGGGCGGGACCGTATTCATTCCCGGTACGCACCTGTATGGCGGCTCCGAGAGCAGACATGGCGGCAGTGCCCATGCGTTGATCGATCTGTTTCGGGTACAGTGTAACTATCGCATCCTGCGCCATAATCTGAAAAAGCTGTGGGACATGCGAAACGGCAAGGGAGCCCCTCTGGCGCCCGGCGAATTTCTCGACCGTGTATTCTCGACGAAATGGGATCAGCACCAGCCGAATTTGCTGCGCTTTGCATTGGGAAAAAATTCCCAATTCAGCCTTCGCGGGCTCGGCCCGCGCAATTTGTGGCGGCTGTATCACCACCGCGACGCCCTGAATGGCCAGTTCCGCTTGGTCCAGACGGCGCCGCGAAAAGGGACGATCATTCTCTATCGGAGCGACTTGCTCCATGCCGGACCCGACAACCGATCGCCACAGCCCCGGCGATTGTTCAGCATGAGCATCGCGCGCGACATCGTCGAACCCAAGTTCTGGAATGATGGCTATTCGCCACATCCCACATTGGCCGCGCATCCCCTGTGCTTTGGCGACCTTCTGGATTCTCCCGATCTACCGGCACCCCTCACCGAGGCAAGATAA